The Candidatus Eisenbacteria bacterium DNA window AGGGGGCACGGGCGGTACTTAGAGTCGCCGAGGCCCTCGTGCAGAACGTTCATGATGGACAGGCAGGTGTCGAGGCCGATCAGGTCGGCCAGCGCGAGGGGCCCCATGGGGTGGTTCATGCCGAGCTTCATGACGGTGTCGATCGCTTCCTTCGTCGCGACGCCTTCCATGAGCGTGTAGCAGGCTTCGTTGATCATCGGCATGAGGATGCGGTTGGCGACGAAGCCGGGGTAGTCGTTGACCTCGACGGGGGTCTTGCCCAGGCGCTTCGAGAGATCCTCGGTGAGCGCGTACGTTTCGTCCGTGGTCGCGAGGCCGCGGATGACTTCGACGAGTTGCATCACGGGCACGGGATTCATGAAGTGCATGCCGATGACGTGGCCGGGGCGCTTCGTGACGGCGGCGATCTCGGTGATCGAGATGCTCGAGGTGTTGCTCGCCAGGATCGTTCCCGCCGGGCAGGCCGCGTCGAGTGTGGTGAAGATCTGCTTCTTGAGATCCCAGCTCTCGGTCACGGCCTCGATCACGAGCTGGCAGCCCTTCGCCGCGTCGAGCGAGGTGCTGCCGTGGATGCGCCCGACGATGCCGGCGGCCTTGTCGGCGGGCCACTCCTGCTTCTTCGCGACGCGGTCGAGGTTCTTCGCGATGGTGGCGAGCCCGCGGTCCACGAACTCGGGCTTCACGTCGATCAGTTCGACGTCGAGGCCGCTGGTCGCGAACACCTGCGCGATGCCGTTGCCCATCGTTCCGCCGCCCACGACGGCGACCTTCTTCACCGCGGCCGACGGGCCGCTCGTCCGCTGCTCGGCGAGGGTGCTCATCAGACACGCTCCACGGAAAGAGCGACGGCGTTGCCTCCGCCCAGGCACAGCGTCGCGAGCCCGGTCTTCTTGCCGCGCGCTTCGAGCGCGTAGAGCAGCGTCGTCAGGATGCGGGCGCCGCTCGCGCCGATGGGGTGGCCGAGCGCGACGGCGCCGCCGTTCACGTTGACGCGCTCCCAGTCCCAGCCGAGCGCGTCGCCGTCGGCCAGGGCCTGCGCGGCGAAGGCTTCGTTGGCTTCGATCAGGTCGAAGTGGCCGATCGCGACACCCAGCTTCTTCAGCAGCTTCTGCACGGCGTCCACGGGCGCGAAGAACAGCTCCTTCGGCTCTCCGCCGCCGGTGGCGTAGCCGGTCACGCGGGCGAGGGGCTTCGCGCCGGTCGCCTTGACGCGCGCTTCGCTCATCAGCACGAGCGCGGCGCCGCCGTCGTTGAGGCCTGGCGCGTTGCCGGCGGTGATCACCCCGTCCTTCGCCTTCGTCACCGCGCCCAGCTTCGCGAGGGCCTCGAGCGTCGTGTCGCCGCGCACGGTTTCGTCGGCCCGGACGACCAGGGGTTCGCCCTTGCGCTGCGGGATCGTGACCGGCGCCATCTCGCGGTCGAACGCGCCCGAAGCCTGCGCGGCGGCGGCCTTCCTCTGGGAGCCGAGCGCGAACTCGTCAATGCGCTGGCGCGTGAGCTTCGCCTTCTCGGCGGTGTACTGGGCCAGCTCGATCATGTGGCAGTCGTTGAATGAGCACCACAGTCCGTCCATGACGACGCCGTCCTTGAGCGTGCTGTCGCCCAGCTTCTGTCCGCTCCGCAGCGTGAACAGGTAGTGGGGCGCGGTGCTCATGCTCTCCTGCCCGCCGGCGACGATGCACTCGGCGTCGCCGGCGCGAATGGCCTGCGCGCCGAGCATCACCGCCTTGAGTCCGGAGCCGCAGACCTTGTTGATCGTCACCGCTCCGACCGCCGGGTTGATTCCGGCCTTGATCTGCGCCTGTCGCGCGGGCGCCTGGCCCTGCCCGGCCTGGACGACGTGACCCATGATCACCTCGTCCACGTCGTTGCCGCCGACCTTCGCTCGCAGCATCGCTTCGCGTATCGCGACGGCGCCGAGGTCGGAGCCCTTGAGCGGCGAAAGCGCACCGAGGAACTTGCCCGTGGGCGTGCGCGCGGCGCCCACGATGAAGACGTCGGGAGTGGCCATGAGGAACCTCTGGAAGCCGGCGGGCCGGAAGGCGCCGCGGAGGGTCGAAGCGGGCAGGTGCGGGAACCGGTGCGCATCTTACACGAGCGGGCGCGGGCGGGCACCCGGCGCGCGTGTTTCTCGGCGGCGAGCGCGTGTTCATTCTCGGCGTGCGCTCGTCGCCTTGCGCCCGCCGGAGCGCGGTGACTAGAGTACGTTCGGGCGCCATCGGTGGCACGGACGGCATCGCTCGCGACACACCGGCGCGACATCCTGGAGGTATCCATGTCCATCTGGCTTCTTGGCGTCCTGACGCTGGTGGTTGCCGTCGCCGCGTGGGGCATCGCCGTCTGGCTCGGGCGCCGTCCGGTGGCCCAGCCCAGTCCGACCGTGCCCAAGCAGGTCTACGGTGCGCGTCAGGTTTACTTCGTGGTCCTGATCGTCGGCCTCGCCGTGACCTTCGCGGTCTCGATGGCGCACCTGCCGTACCCTTCGCCCGGCGAACACGGCCAGGTGCAGCTGGATGTCACCGGCCGGATGTGGGCCTGGGACTTCGGCAGCGCCCCGCTCGCGGAGGATGGCGCCATCGAGGTTCCGGTGGACCAGGCGATCGAGTTCCGCGTCACCTCCGGCGACGTGAACCACGGCTTCGGCATCTACAGCCCCTCCGGTCACCTGCTGTCCCAGACGCAGGCCATGCCGGGATACACGAACCGCCTCCTCTACACGTTCCGGACGCCGGGGGACTACCACATCATGTGCATGGAGTACTGCGGCCTCGTGCACCACGGCATGACTTCCGTCCTTCGAGTGAGGTGAGCCGACCATGAACCCGGAACAGACCTTCGATTCCTCGCGCGGTCGCTCGGCCGTTTCGCTGTGGCTGATCACCACCTGCGTGCTGTTCGCGGTGATGGTGATCCTCGGATTCCTCATGCGCTCCGGGCAGTCCGGAGTGCTGGCGCTCGACCCGCAGTTGTTCTACGCGATCATGACGCTGCACGGACTCGGCATGGCCGGCGTGCTCTTCACCGGCGGTCTGGCGATGCTCTGGCTGCTGGTGTCGCGTTACGCGCCGCCCAGCCTGCGCGTGCTCAACACCTCGTACGTGCTGATCGTCCTCGGGGTCGTCGGCCTGGTCGTCGCGACGCTGGTCGGGCGCTTCGGTCCCGGCTGGTACCTGCTCTACCCGCTGCCGTTCGCGGCCTCCGGCTGGCCGCACTGGTCCATCGGCCTCGCGACCGCGTCGCTGATGATTCTCGGCGTGGGCTGGCTGCTGACCCAGCTCGACATCCTGCGCGTCATCGCGCGCCGCTACGGCCCCGCCGGCATGCTCGGCTGGACCCGCGCCGGCGAACCCGAGACGCCGCCGACCGTGATGATCGCGGCGGTCGTCACCGTGGCGGGCAGCCTGACCACCGTGGTCGGCGCGGCGGTGTTCTTCCTCTACCTGCTCAAGTGGTTCAACCCGTCGGTCGAGTACGACGCGCTGCTGCTCAAGAACATGGTGTTCCTGTTCGGGCACACCATCGTGAACGTGACCATGTACATGGGCGTCGCGGCCGTCTACGAGCTGCTGCCCGAGTTCACCGGACGCCCGTGGAAGAACAACCGGATCACGACGCTGTCGTGGAACGTCACGCTGCTGTTCGTGCTCACCGCCTACTTCCACCACATCTACATGGACTTCGCGCAGCCGTTCGCGCTGCAGATCGTCGGGCAGGTCACGTCGTACCTGAGCTCGGTCCCCGCGACCGCGGTCACGATCTTCGGCGTCATCGGCCAGGTGTACCGCGGCAGCAACCGCTGGAGCTTCACGCCGCTGGCGATGACCGCGGGCATCGTCGGCTGGGTCGTGGGCGGCTTCGCGGCCGTCGCGGACTCGACCATCGCGATCAACCGCGTCCTGCACAACACGCTCTGGGTCCCCGGGCACTTCCACACCTACTTCCTGGTGGGCTACGTGCTCATGCTGCTCGGCTTCGCGCATCACCTGTACCGCTCGCACGCCGAGAAGCTCGCCGCGGCCTCGCTGGGCCTGATGCTGCTGGGCGGCTACGGACTGGTGACGTCGTTCTACCTGGGCGGCGCGAACTCCGTCCCCCGGCGCTACGCGAGCTACGACATGATTCCCATGAGCTCGCTGGCGCTCACCGGCAAGCACCTCGCGCTGCTCGGGGCGATCTCGGCGCTCACGTTCCTGATCGGCGTGCTGACGTTCTACGTTTCGCTCATGAAGGGCCGGCGCGCGGCAGGTCAATGAAGCGGACCGGGCTCCGGGGCCTGCTGCCGCTGGCGTGCGTGACCGGCTGGACGGCGCTCCTCGCCGTCTGGACGTACGGCGGCACGGCGTTCACCTCGTTCTCGGCGGCGGCGGCGGCTCCCGGGCCGCTGCCGCGCGCCACACCGGAGCTGCGGCTCGTGGGCTCGGACGGGCAGCCGCGGACGCTGGCGGCTTCCTCCGGACGCTGGCGGCTCGTCAACTTCTTCTACTTGAGCTGCACCGGCGTCTGCCAGGCCAACACCGCCCGCATCGAGGGCGTGCGCGAGGAACTGGGCGACCTCGTGGGCCCGCGGCTCGAGATCGTCAGCGTGAGCGTGGACTCGGACCCGCCCGAGCGGCTCGCCGAGTTGCGGCGGCTCTACGGCGATCCTCCCGGCTGGACGTTCG harbors:
- a CDS encoding 3-hydroxybutyryl-CoA dehydrogenase, with the translated sequence MSTLAEQRTSGPSAAVKKVAVVGGGTMGNGIAQVFATSGLDVELIDVKPEFVDRGLATIAKNLDRVAKKQEWPADKAAGIVGRIHGSTSLDAAKGCQLVIEAVTESWDLKKQIFTTLDAACPAGTILASNTSSISITEIAAVTKRPGHVIGMHFMNPVPVMQLVEVIRGLATTDETYALTEDLSKRLGKTPVEVNDYPGFVANRILMPMINEACYTLMEGVATKEAIDTVMKLGMNHPMGPLALADLIGLDTCLSIMNVLHEGLGDSKYRPCPLLRKMVAAGWLGRKSGRGFYEYAQG
- a CDS encoding SCO family protein, with amino-acid sequence MKRTGLRGLLPLACVTGWTALLAVWTYGGTAFTSFSAAAAAPGPLPRATPELRLVGSDGQPRTLAASSGRWRLVNFFYLSCTGVCQANTARIEGVREELGDLVGPRLEIVSVSVDSDPPERLAELRRLYGDPPGWTFASLADPDAARTYERFGVLVVRRPDGLVNHGTDLYLLDPDSRLVRIFGAGDARSIAARIRDALR
- a CDS encoding cbb3-type cytochrome c oxidase subunit I translates to MNPEQTFDSSRGRSAVSLWLITTCVLFAVMVILGFLMRSGQSGVLALDPQLFYAIMTLHGLGMAGVLFTGGLAMLWLLVSRYAPPSLRVLNTSYVLIVLGVVGLVVATLVGRFGPGWYLLYPLPFAASGWPHWSIGLATASLMILGVGWLLTQLDILRVIARRYGPAGMLGWTRAGEPETPPTVMIAAVVTVAGSLTTVVGAAVFFLYLLKWFNPSVEYDALLLKNMVFLFGHTIVNVTMYMGVAAVYELLPEFTGRPWKNNRITTLSWNVTLLFVLTAYFHHIYMDFAQPFALQIVGQVTSYLSSVPATAVTIFGVIGQVYRGSNRWSFTPLAMTAGIVGWVVGGFAAVADSTIAINRVLHNTLWVPGHFHTYFLVGYVLMLLGFAHHLYRSHAEKLAAASLGLMLLGGYGLVTSFYLGGANSVPRRYASYDMIPMSSLALTGKHLALLGAISALTFLIGVLTFYVSLMKGRRAAGQ
- a CDS encoding acetyl-CoA C-acyltransferase, encoding MATPDVFIVGAARTPTGKFLGALSPLKGSDLGAVAIREAMLRAKVGGNDVDEVIMGHVVQAGQGQAPARQAQIKAGINPAVGAVTINKVCGSGLKAVMLGAQAIRAGDAECIVAGGQESMSTAPHYLFTLRSGQKLGDSTLKDGVVMDGLWCSFNDCHMIELAQYTAEKAKLTRQRIDEFALGSQRKAAAAQASGAFDREMAPVTIPQRKGEPLVVRADETVRGDTTLEALAKLGAVTKAKDGVITAGNAPGLNDGGAALVLMSEARVKATGAKPLARVTGYATGGGEPKELFFAPVDAVQKLLKKLGVAIGHFDLIEANEAFAAQALADGDALGWDWERVNVNGGAVALGHPIGASGARILTTLLYALEARGKKTGLATLCLGGGNAVALSVERV